In Nakamurella alba, a single genomic region encodes these proteins:
- a CDS encoding endonuclease domain-containing protein, giving the protein MRTQDGLIGRAQAVRCGMTERQIDYRVRVGTWVQVRPSVYRSAVVEPSMRSAIRATALWAGSPSAISGWAAAWWWGCTDLEPPMITLIIPRNRHLRAQDGIAVVRRDYPIKDVVRVKGIAVVPKTIAALDGAVEMGEQGVEMFDRALLRGLPLDLVAAAHDEWGRRRGSPAATRLLATAADGAHAESERICHRLLRAAGITGWQINPEVRLANATYLPDLAFLRQRVAIEIDGWAFHSDPERFEKDRWRQNAFMVAGWTVLRYTWYQLTRSPEQVVAEISTAVLRSSVR; this is encoded by the coding sequence ATGCGCACACAGGACGGGCTGATCGGGCGTGCCCAGGCAGTGCGTTGCGGGATGACGGAGCGCCAGATCGACTACCGCGTGCGGGTCGGCACTTGGGTACAGGTTCGTCCGTCCGTCTACCGGTCGGCCGTCGTCGAACCGAGCATGAGGTCAGCGATCCGGGCCACGGCACTCTGGGCCGGCTCGCCCTCGGCGATCTCGGGATGGGCAGCAGCCTGGTGGTGGGGCTGCACGGATCTCGAACCCCCGATGATCACGCTGATCATTCCGCGGAACCGCCATCTCCGGGCACAGGACGGAATCGCGGTGGTCCGACGCGACTACCCGATCAAGGACGTCGTGCGCGTCAAGGGGATCGCCGTCGTGCCCAAGACCATCGCCGCGCTGGACGGTGCCGTCGAGATGGGCGAACAAGGGGTGGAGATGTTCGATCGTGCGCTGCTGCGCGGTCTTCCCCTCGACCTGGTGGCGGCCGCCCACGACGAGTGGGGTCGCCGCCGTGGCAGCCCGGCCGCCACACGTCTGCTCGCGACAGCCGCGGACGGCGCCCATGCGGAGTCGGAGCGGATCTGTCACCGGCTCCTCCGAGCCGCAGGTATCACCGGGTGGCAGATCAACCCGGAGGTGCGATTGGCGAACGCCACCTACCTGCCTGACCTGGCATTCCTCCGCCAACGCGTGGCAATCGAGATCGACGGATGGGCCTTCCATTCGGATCCTGAGCGCTTCGAGAAGGACAGGTGGCGACAGAACGCCTTCATGGTGGCCGGCTGGACGGTCCTTCGGTACACCTGGTACCAACTGACTCGCAGCCCCGAGCAGGTCGTCGCCGAGATCAGTACAGCGGTACTGCGTTCTTCGGTCAGGTGA
- a CDS encoding ABC transporter permease, protein MTTTLSRPATPVATTTSTEGSSLSFLRHVGALAKRSLIKTWRTPEALIDVTIQPVIFLLLFTYIFGGAIAGGSQATYLQFLLPGLLGQSIAMAGVALGQNLNADIEKGVFDRFRSLPIARSAPLVGAVVADFARYLILCVITLGVGYLMGFRVETSFLAAVAAVGLSIAFALCFCWISVFVGMIARTAGAVQGIMFLLVLPLSFGSNTFVQTDTMPGWLQAFVNVNPISHLVSTVRGLMVGGPVAENLWWTLGWMAVLLVVFVPLALRGYRRRA, encoded by the coding sequence ATGACCACCACCCTGTCGCGTCCCGCGACCCCCGTCGCCACCACCACCTCCACCGAGGGCAGCTCGCTCTCGTTCCTGCGCCACGTCGGTGCCCTCGCGAAACGCAGCCTGATCAAGACCTGGCGGACGCCGGAAGCCCTGATCGACGTCACCATCCAGCCGGTCATCTTCCTGCTGCTGTTCACCTACATCTTCGGAGGCGCGATCGCCGGCGGGTCCCAGGCGACCTACCTGCAGTTCCTGCTGCCCGGCCTGCTCGGCCAGTCCATCGCGATGGCGGGCGTCGCGCTCGGCCAGAACCTCAATGCCGACATCGAGAAGGGCGTCTTCGACCGGTTCCGGTCGCTGCCCATCGCCCGGTCCGCGCCGCTGGTCGGCGCGGTGGTCGCCGACTTCGCCCGCTACCTGATCCTCTGCGTGATCACCCTGGGCGTCGGCTACCTGATGGGCTTCCGCGTCGAGACATCTTTCCTCGCAGCGGTCGCCGCGGTCGGCCTGTCCATCGCCTTCGCCCTCTGCTTCTGCTGGATCTCGGTGTTCGTCGGCATGATCGCCCGGACCGCCGGCGCCGTGCAGGGCATCATGTTCCTGCTGGTGCTGCCGCTCTCCTTCGGCTCCAACACCTTCGTCCAGACCGACACCATGCCCGGCTGGCTGCAGGCATTCGTCAACGTCAACCCCATCTCCCACCTCGTCTCCACCGTCCGCGGCCTGATGGTCGGCGGCCCGGTCGCCGAGAACCTCTGGTGGACCCTCGGCTGGATGGCCGTCCTCCTCGTCGTCTTCGTCCCCCTCGCCCTCCGCGGCTACCGCCGTCGGGCCTGA
- a CDS encoding ATP-binding cassette domain-containing protein, producing MTPIIEAEDLRKRFGTTQALDGVSLSAEAGTVLGVLGPNGAGKTTSVRVLATLLKPDSGSARVAGYDVIRDAHQVRRTIGLTGQYASVDEDLTGMQNLVLIGTLLNLSSRDAKARAGELLEWFDLTAASGRTAKTYSGGMRRRLDLAASLVGRPQVIFLDEPTTGLDPAKREDMWDVVRRLVDDGSTVLLTTQYLEEADALADRISVIDAGRVIAHDTPDGLKRVIGGHRIEVRPSDPARLDDVRSLLAGIGSGRPEVSGRDKLSVPVPDESALPAVVAALAAENIPVLEMSLHLPSLDEVFMTLTGHSAETSDTTADSGRAA from the coding sequence ATGACTCCCATCATCGAGGCCGAGGATCTGCGCAAGCGCTTCGGCACCACCCAAGCCCTGGACGGGGTGAGCCTGTCCGCGGAGGCCGGCACCGTCCTGGGTGTACTCGGCCCCAACGGCGCCGGCAAGACCACGTCCGTCCGCGTCCTGGCCACCCTGCTCAAGCCCGACTCGGGATCCGCCCGGGTCGCCGGTTACGACGTCATCCGCGACGCGCACCAGGTGCGGAGGACCATCGGCCTCACCGGCCAGTACGCCTCGGTCGACGAGGACCTGACCGGCATGCAGAACCTGGTGCTGATCGGCACCCTGCTGAACCTGTCGAGCCGGGATGCGAAGGCCCGGGCCGGCGAGCTGCTCGAGTGGTTCGACCTGACCGCCGCGTCCGGACGCACCGCCAAGACCTACTCCGGCGGCATGCGCCGCCGCCTCGACCTGGCGGCCAGCCTTGTCGGCCGGCCGCAGGTGATCTTCCTCGACGAGCCGACCACCGGACTCGACCCGGCCAAGCGCGAGGACATGTGGGACGTGGTGCGGCGGCTGGTCGACGACGGTTCGACCGTGCTGCTGACCACCCAGTACCTGGAGGAGGCGGATGCGCTGGCCGACCGGATCAGCGTCATCGACGCCGGCCGGGTCATCGCCCACGACACCCCGGACGGCCTGAAGCGGGTCATCGGCGGTCACCGCATCGAGGTGCGGCCGTCCGATCCGGCGCGGCTCGACGACGTCCGTTCCCTGCTGGCCGGTATCGGCTCCGGGCGCCCGGAGGTCTCCGGGCGGGACAAGCTGTCCGTCCCGGTGCCCGACGAGTCCGCCCTGCCCGCCGTCGTCGCCGCACTGGCCGCGGAGAACATCCCGGTCCTCGAGATGTCGCTCCACCTGCCGAGTCTGGACGAGGTCTTCATGACCCTCACCGGACACTCGGCCGAAACCTCCGACACCACTGCTGATTCCGGGAGGGCAGCATGA
- a CDS encoding BTAD domain-containing putative transcriptional regulator, with translation MPAALRIAVLGPVEVTLAGSPTTVAGTRLRRLLLRLAVDPGAVVGAGELTDAVWPEDRPADAGNALQTLVSRLRRAFGDTGAVLQLSGGYRLDLDPEDVDAVRFGRLAVAGHAALVSGDPSGAAEALREADRLWRGEPYLDAAGSDFAERAVARLVDVRLDALADLFQAELELDRAAEIVGRLEAVAADELLRERFTALLMSALAALGRTAEALAAYERLRRHLADELGVDPGPEVQARHLALLRGEPTPDQRRGPATNLRSEFTSFLGREAELERVSSLIAEHRLTTIVGPGGAGKTRLAGQAALPLADRLRSGVWMVELAPVGEAEGVPVAVLDALGARAARLMEPVNRDIPQRDSRQRLLTQLHDADCLLVMDNCEHLLEPAAQLIAEILARCPGVRVLATSREPLGIVGEALCVVPPLALPAEGADVASALGSPAVQLLVERASAVSADFAVDDATVADIVRVVRRLDGMPLAIELAAARLRLLPISEIAVRLGDRFRLLSGGNRAALPRHRTLRAVVEWSWDLLGDDERLLAERLAVFPAGATPPAAAEVCGRDGLDPADVPDLLLALADKSLLQPSGPGVRYRMLETIREYGVEQLVLRGEVTEVRDAHARYFRELVAEQDPLLRTADQLPALATFAAERENILVALRHLGDSGAVSEMLDMVLGLFWYWTLIGSHSEAAVWADFVLDATTGSHDPRRVLLEAGRVVTMVAGGADPDPDVNGPARGWQIWQPKLVEVVDKLVEVGSDWDHPMAQLMTPVLAYFAGDEDRGKVLADKVLADGDLWVRSALLTMRAGFAENYGAIDDMLADAQAGYEGFVQIGDRWGMASALSTRGVAHLMEGDHERAAADLHLALEYQQMIGATDDDLMLRMRIADLRWRAGDLDGALEEIRAARALRDGQPAYVERMWFLEATEASLVLASGRVDEAVALMTRLRAAIAGQGRDHPMYGHMAAILGATAATISAAAGDLDTASADLRLAYREGVPTHDQPVIAAVGVAIAGYFLALGDASRSARALGASARIRGSDNAGDPAVVDVRTRLLAVLASDVFDRLYADGKSLDLPAAIALLDPSA, from the coding sequence GTGCCCGCAGCCCTCCGGATCGCCGTTCTGGGTCCGGTCGAGGTGACCCTCGCCGGCAGCCCCACGACGGTGGCCGGCACCCGGCTGCGGCGGCTGCTGCTCCGGTTGGCCGTCGACCCGGGCGCGGTGGTCGGCGCGGGCGAGCTCACCGACGCGGTCTGGCCCGAGGACCGTCCGGCCGATGCCGGCAACGCACTCCAGACACTGGTGTCGCGGCTCCGCCGGGCGTTCGGCGACACCGGCGCGGTGCTGCAGCTTTCCGGGGGCTATCGGCTCGACCTCGATCCGGAGGACGTCGACGCGGTCCGGTTCGGCCGGCTGGCCGTCGCCGGTCATGCCGCGCTGGTCTCCGGCGACCCGTCCGGCGCGGCCGAGGCGTTGCGGGAGGCCGACCGGCTGTGGCGGGGCGAGCCGTACCTCGACGCTGCCGGGTCCGACTTCGCCGAGCGTGCGGTGGCCAGGTTGGTGGACGTCCGGCTGGACGCGCTCGCCGACCTCTTCCAGGCCGAGCTCGAGCTCGACCGGGCCGCGGAGATCGTGGGGCGCCTCGAGGCGGTCGCCGCCGACGAACTGCTGCGGGAGCGGTTCACCGCACTGCTGATGTCGGCGCTGGCCGCCCTCGGCCGGACCGCCGAGGCCCTGGCCGCCTACGAGCGGCTGCGTCGGCACCTGGCCGACGAACTCGGCGTCGACCCCGGGCCGGAGGTGCAGGCCCGGCACCTGGCGTTGCTCCGCGGGGAGCCGACGCCGGACCAGCGGCGTGGACCCGCCACGAACCTGCGGTCGGAGTTCACCAGCTTCCTGGGCCGCGAGGCGGAGCTGGAGCGGGTGTCGTCGCTGATCGCCGAGCACCGGCTGACCACGATCGTCGGCCCGGGTGGTGCCGGCAAGACCCGGCTCGCCGGCCAGGCGGCGCTTCCCCTGGCCGATCGACTGCGCAGCGGTGTGTGGATGGTCGAGCTGGCGCCGGTCGGCGAGGCCGAGGGTGTTCCGGTGGCCGTGCTCGACGCGCTCGGCGCCCGCGCCGCCCGCCTGATGGAACCGGTGAATCGTGACATCCCGCAACGGGATTCGCGGCAGCGGCTGCTCACCCAGCTGCACGACGCCGACTGCCTGCTGGTCATGGACAACTGCGAGCATCTGCTGGAACCGGCCGCCCAACTGATCGCCGAGATCCTCGCCCGCTGTCCCGGGGTGCGGGTGCTCGCCACCAGCCGGGAGCCGCTGGGCATCGTCGGCGAAGCACTGTGTGTCGTGCCGCCGCTCGCGCTTCCGGCCGAGGGGGCCGACGTGGCGTCCGCGTTGGGGTCGCCGGCGGTGCAGCTGCTCGTCGAGCGTGCGTCGGCGGTGAGTGCGGACTTCGCGGTCGACGACGCGACTGTCGCCGACATCGTCCGTGTCGTCAGGCGTCTCGACGGCATGCCACTGGCGATCGAGCTCGCCGCGGCCCGGCTCCGGCTGCTGCCGATCTCCGAGATCGCCGTCCGGCTGGGTGACCGGTTCCGGCTGCTGAGCGGTGGGAACCGCGCTGCCCTGCCGCGGCACCGGACCCTGCGGGCGGTGGTGGAGTGGAGTTGGGACCTGCTCGGCGACGACGAGCGGTTGCTCGCGGAACGGCTCGCGGTGTTCCCGGCGGGTGCGACACCTCCTGCCGCGGCGGAGGTCTGCGGCCGGGACGGGCTGGACCCGGCCGACGTGCCCGACCTGCTGCTGGCGCTGGCCGACAAGTCGCTGCTGCAGCCGTCCGGCCCCGGCGTGCGCTACCGGATGCTGGAGACGATCCGCGAGTACGGCGTCGAGCAACTGGTGCTGCGCGGTGAGGTGACCGAGGTGCGCGACGCGCACGCGCGGTACTTCCGGGAGTTGGTCGCCGAGCAGGACCCGTTGCTGCGCACCGCGGATCAGCTCCCGGCGCTGGCCACCTTCGCCGCCGAACGGGAGAACATCCTGGTCGCGCTGCGGCATCTCGGCGACTCCGGTGCGGTGTCCGAAATGCTGGACATGGTCCTCGGCCTGTTCTGGTACTGGACGCTGATCGGCTCGCACTCCGAGGCCGCGGTCTGGGCCGATTTCGTGCTGGACGCCACCACCGGCTCCCACGACCCGCGGCGGGTGCTGCTCGAGGCCGGCCGGGTGGTCACCATGGTCGCGGGTGGTGCGGATCCGGATCCGGACGTGAACGGACCGGCCCGGGGCTGGCAGATCTGGCAGCCGAAGCTGGTCGAGGTGGTGGACAAGCTGGTCGAGGTCGGGTCGGACTGGGACCACCCGATGGCACAGCTGATGACCCCGGTCCTGGCCTACTTCGCCGGCGACGAGGACCGCGGGAAGGTGTTGGCGGACAAGGTTCTCGCCGACGGGGACCTCTGGGTGCGGTCCGCGTTGCTGACCATGCGGGCCGGTTTCGCCGAGAACTACGGCGCCATCGACGACATGCTGGCCGACGCGCAGGCCGGGTACGAGGGGTTCGTGCAGATCGGCGACCGATGGGGGATGGCCAGCGCGCTGTCGACCCGCGGGGTCGCCCATCTGATGGAGGGCGACCACGAGCGAGCCGCCGCCGACCTGCACCTGGCGCTGGAGTACCAGCAGATGATCGGTGCCACCGACGACGACCTGATGCTGCGCATGCGGATCGCCGACCTGCGCTGGCGGGCAGGGGATCTCGACGGTGCGCTGGAGGAGATCCGGGCGGCGCGGGCGCTGCGCGACGGGCAGCCCGCCTACGTCGAGCGCATGTGGTTCCTCGAGGCGACCGAGGCCTCCCTGGTGCTCGCTTCGGGCCGGGTCGACGAGGCGGTCGCGCTGATGACCCGGCTGCGCGCCGCCATCGCCGGACAGGGTCGTGACCACCCGATGTACGGCCATATGGCGGCGATCCTCGGCGCCACCGCCGCCACCATCTCCGCCGCGGCCGGCGACCTCGACACCGCGTCGGCCGACCTGCGTCTCGCCTATCGGGAGGGCGTGCCGACCCACGACCAGCCGGTCATCGCCGCCGTGGGTGTCGCCATCGCCGGCTACTTCCTTGCCCTCGGTGACGCCTCCCGTTCCGCGCGGGCGCTCGGGGCTTCCGCCCGGATCCGGGGGAGTGACAATGCCGGTGACCCAGCTGTTGTCGATGTCCGGACCCGACTCCTCGCCGTCCTTGCCTCCGACGTCTTCGACCGTCTCTACGCCGACGGCAAGTCCCTCGACCTCCCCGCCGCCATCGCCCTCCTCGACCCCTCCGCCTGA
- a CDS encoding SDR family NAD(P)-dependent oxidoreductase gives MNPQVTAVTGGGRGIGAAIVRQLAADGHRVAIGYRDDEASARRLAEEVGDGAIAVRADVTDAGSVEDFLAAAASLGPLTGVVANAGATLHVGPLADTPVEVIGKVLDVNLLGVVLTCRAAARVLGPGGAIVTISSAAATIGSPGEYVHYAAAKAGVEALTVGLAKELGPRSIRVNCVAPGTVRTGIHADAGDPGRPDRVAARVPLGRVAEPDEIAPAVAFLLGPGSGFVTGAVLRVAGGL, from the coding sequence ATGAACCCGCAGGTCACGGCCGTCACCGGCGGTGGACGCGGGATCGGGGCTGCCATCGTCCGGCAGCTCGCCGCGGACGGGCACCGGGTGGCGATCGGCTACCGCGACGACGAAGCGTCCGCGCGGCGGCTCGCGGAGGAGGTCGGTGACGGCGCGATCGCGGTCCGCGCCGACGTCACCGATGCCGGATCCGTCGAGGACTTCCTCGCCGCCGCGGCGTCCCTCGGTCCGCTGACCGGGGTGGTGGCGAACGCCGGTGCGACCCTGCACGTCGGGCCACTCGCCGACACCCCGGTCGAGGTGATCGGGAAGGTGCTCGACGTCAACCTGCTCGGGGTGGTGCTGACCTGCCGGGCCGCCGCCCGGGTGCTGGGCCCCGGCGGTGCGATCGTCACCATCTCCTCGGCCGCCGCGACGATCGGCTCGCCGGGGGAGTACGTGCACTACGCCGCCGCCAAGGCCGGGGTCGAGGCGCTGACCGTCGGGCTGGCCAAGGAGCTCGGGCCGCGGTCGATCCGGGTGAACTGCGTGGCGCCGGGGACCGTGCGCACCGGGATCCACGCGGACGCCGGTGATCCGGGGCGGCCGGACCGGGTGGCCGCGCGGGTCCCGCTGGGCCGGGTGGCAGAGCCCGACGAGATCGCCCCGGCCGTGGCCTTCCTGCTCGGGCCGGGTTCCGGGTTCGTGACCGGAGCGGTGCTGCGGGTGGCCGGCGGGCTTTGA
- a CDS encoding bifunctional lysylphosphatidylglycerol flippase/synthetase MprF, which translates to MSRPLSTTGVLETPDPAAPVTAPPAGPSRFAVARTRIALVAGITGRGARRIPVTLAALALLLVAGGLTTTLWRPLPAETGTLLAHSYGTPALQDGHWWTFLTGAFLEPRPEHYLLLAVVLVVGLGAFERRAGHLRAAVALIGTQLIGTVGAAALLLPVADSSWPWAVAAAQQVDLGLTAGALGVAGAATAFLTPEWRRRVRVAAAAFLIVLLLKSGLLWDLSHLLAFTAGVLAGPALIGRRLERPTAGRPVALQVRAFVALVLTAVALANLIETMYPGIGGLFGAGVPTHAPLHGMALMIGELVVALLVADGLRRGRAAAWWLATAGTAIILVNSLVNLRGPVRIPDVLSAGAVLLLLLVYRNAWKWRTPNGFAKRWIVRGAAAVVTFGVVWMTMLFLLRAHLSPAPDMLDSLRETMSRFTFGSGPLRPTNGATRALLGAAEIAWALTLIGLLVPWLYADRGPDARPREVIGALIRQYGGGSLGWMRTWPAFTTWTSRDGQTAISYCVVGTVAIAIGDPVGREADFPAAVRDFRQFCAYAGWTPCWFAATPALVRAAEGLRSTQIGEDTVMDLRGLEFKGKSWQDIRTARNHAKRDGVRMEMGRLTEFPDELRSQIERISGEWVSQKALPEMGFTLGTVSHALDPEIRTHVALDADGVVHGITTWLPVHRDGEVVGWTLDLMRRSPGGFRPVMDFLIAESAMAFQAEGYESVSLSVAPLARRTQITGRRTVLDRTLDTMSTLLEPTYGFRSLMSFKAKFHPEFRPVYLVYAGPMDLAMISLAIGRAYLPNLDTRQAAMLLRGLRHKQPQHA; encoded by the coding sequence ATGTCACGCCCGCTGAGCACGACCGGTGTCCTGGAGACGCCGGATCCTGCTGCACCCGTGACCGCGCCGCCGGCCGGACCCTCACGGTTCGCCGTCGCACGCACCCGGATCGCGCTGGTCGCGGGGATCACCGGACGCGGCGCTCGCCGCATCCCGGTCACCCTTGCGGCCCTGGCCCTGCTGCTGGTCGCCGGCGGCCTCACCACCACCCTGTGGCGACCGCTGCCCGCCGAGACCGGCACCCTGCTCGCCCATTCCTACGGCACCCCGGCCCTGCAGGACGGCCACTGGTGGACCTTCCTCACCGGGGCGTTCCTGGAGCCGCGGCCCGAGCACTACCTGCTGCTGGCGGTGGTCCTGGTCGTCGGCCTGGGCGCCTTCGAGCGCCGCGCCGGTCACCTGCGCGCCGCCGTCGCACTGATCGGCACCCAGCTGATCGGCACCGTCGGCGCCGCCGCGCTGCTGCTCCCGGTCGCCGATTCGTCCTGGCCGTGGGCCGTCGCCGCTGCCCAGCAGGTCGACCTCGGCCTGACCGCCGGTGCGCTCGGCGTCGCCGGTGCGGCCACCGCCTTCCTGACCCCGGAGTGGCGCCGCCGGGTCCGCGTCGCCGCGGCCGCCTTCCTGATCGTGCTGCTGCTGAAGTCCGGACTGCTGTGGGACCTCTCGCACCTGCTCGCCTTCACCGCCGGTGTGCTGGCCGGCCCGGCCTTGATCGGCCGTCGTCTGGAGCGCCCGACCGCCGGGCGTCCGGTGGCGCTGCAGGTCCGCGCCTTCGTCGCCCTGGTGCTGACCGCGGTCGCCCTGGCCAACCTGATCGAGACGATGTACCCGGGGATCGGCGGCCTGTTCGGCGCCGGCGTCCCGACGCACGCCCCGCTGCACGGCATGGCGCTGATGATCGGCGAGCTGGTGGTGGCCCTGCTGGTCGCCGACGGACTGCGCCGTGGCCGCGCCGCCGCCTGGTGGCTGGCCACCGCGGGCACCGCGATCATCCTGGTCAACTCGCTGGTCAACCTGCGTGGACCGGTCCGGATCCCGGACGTGCTGTCCGCCGGCGCCGTCCTGCTGCTGCTGCTCGTCTACCGGAACGCCTGGAAGTGGCGCACCCCCAACGGTTTCGCCAAGCGCTGGATCGTCCGGGGTGCCGCCGCGGTGGTCACCTTCGGGGTGGTCTGGATGACCATGCTGTTCCTGCTGCGCGCGCACCTGTCGCCGGCCCCCGACATGCTGGACTCGCTGCGGGAGACCATGTCCCGCTTCACCTTCGGCTCCGGACCGCTGCGGCCGACCAACGGCGCCACCCGCGCACTGCTCGGTGCGGCCGAGATCGCCTGGGCGCTGACGCTGATCGGCCTTCTGGTGCCGTGGCTGTACGCGGACCGCGGTCCGGATGCCCGGCCCCGCGAGGTCATCGGCGCGCTGATCCGCCAGTACGGCGGCGGGTCGCTGGGCTGGATGCGGACCTGGCCGGCGTTCACCACCTGGACCAGCCGCGACGGGCAGACCGCCATCTCCTACTGCGTGGTCGGTACGGTGGCCATCGCCATCGGCGACCCGGTCGGCCGCGAGGCCGACTTCCCCGCCGCAGTGCGCGATTTCCGCCAGTTCTGCGCCTACGCCGGCTGGACGCCGTGCTGGTTCGCCGCGACGCCCGCGTTGGTCCGGGCCGCCGAGGGTCTGCGGTCGACGCAGATCGGCGAGGACACCGTGATGGACCTGCGGGGCCTGGAGTTCAAGGGCAAGTCCTGGCAGGACATCCGGACCGCGCGCAACCACGCGAAGCGTGACGGCGTGCGGATGGAGATGGGCCGGCTCACCGAGTTCCCGGACGAGCTGCGGTCACAGATCGAGCGGATCTCCGGCGAGTGGGTGTCCCAGAAGGCGCTGCCGGAAATGGGTTTCACCCTGGGTACTGTCAGTCATGCGCTGGACCCGGAGATCCGGACGCACGTGGCGCTGGACGCCGACGGTGTGGTGCACGGCATCACCACCTGGCTGCCGGTGCACCGTGACGGCGAGGTCGTCGGCTGGACCCTCGATCTCATGCGCCGCTCCCCCGGCGGGTTCCGCCCGGTGATGGACTTCCTGATCGCCGAGAGCGCCATGGCGTTCCAGGCGGAGGGCTACGAAAGCGTCAGCCTGTCCGTCGCGCCGCTCGCCCGCCGCACCCAGATCACCGGCCGGCGCACCGTTCTCGACCGCACCCTGGACACCATGTCCACCCTGCTGGAGCCGACCTACGGCTTCCGTTCGCTGATGTCCTTCAAGGCGAAGTTCCACCCGGAGTTCCGCCCGGTCTACCTGGTCTACGCCGGCCCGATGGACCTGGCCATGATCTCCCTGGCCATCGGCCGCGCCTACCTGCCCAACCTCGACACCCGCCAGGCGGCCATGCTCCTCCGCGGCCTGCGTCACAAGCAGCCCCAGCACGCCTGA
- a CDS encoding mannosyltransferase family protein produces MPATSRPLPAGRPGGRPGGARAVGERALTILDRWTAPPRTPGSGRSDLTSFPPIRSHPLERVLLRLVPLMVYAAGQLLTLAMVGWVADQRGRPVRETLLSWDAQHFVELAEQGYTWGTGKEVINSPAFFPGMPGLIRLVNAITDWSYETSGYVVSGLAAIAFVYGLMWLSRYLVGGGPTTGLVLVALVAISPISIALLMIYTEALFCALAVWGLISVLERRWITAGIFALAAGLVRPTGAALAGMVILMAVIAFVRGPRSWRMVVGALLAPLGLVGYIAYVGWRIGSWNAWFVAQTNGWNTNFDWGAATWRFIKSALITAPAVLDLVVVATVAASLVLLVLLLVQQRNLLLGGYAGLVIASNIGSDGIMNSKVRLMIPAFTLMIPVAVWLARQRPLVIALILGPYLLLGTWYSAYGLVIYGYAI; encoded by the coding sequence GTGCCCGCGACCTCCCGACCTCTGCCGGCCGGGCGGCCGGGCGGTCGGCCGGGCGGGGCGCGGGCCGTGGGGGAGCGTGCCCTGACGATCCTGGACCGTTGGACCGCGCCACCGCGGACCCCGGGGTCGGGTCGCTCCGACCTCACCTCGTTCCCGCCGATCCGGTCGCACCCGCTGGAACGGGTGCTGCTGCGCCTCGTCCCGCTGATGGTCTACGCGGCGGGCCAACTGCTCACCCTGGCGATGGTCGGTTGGGTCGCCGACCAGCGTGGTCGGCCGGTCCGGGAGACCCTGCTCAGCTGGGACGCCCAGCACTTCGTCGAACTGGCCGAGCAGGGCTACACCTGGGGAACGGGCAAGGAGGTCATCAACTCACCGGCCTTCTTCCCCGGGATGCCCGGGCTGATCCGGCTGGTCAACGCGATCACCGACTGGTCCTACGAGACCAGCGGGTACGTGGTCAGCGGGCTCGCCGCGATCGCCTTCGTCTACGGGCTGATGTGGCTCTCCCGCTACCTGGTCGGTGGCGGGCCGACGACCGGACTGGTGTTGGTCGCACTGGTCGCCATCAGCCCGATCTCCATCGCGCTGCTGATGATCTACACCGAGGCGTTGTTCTGCGCCCTCGCCGTGTGGGGCCTGATCAGCGTGCTCGAACGGCGCTGGATCACCGCCGGGATCTTCGCCCTGGCCGCGGGACTCGTCCGGCCGACCGGTGCGGCGCTGGCCGGCATGGTGATCCTGATGGCGGTCATCGCGTTCGTCCGCGGCCCGCGCAGCTGGCGGATGGTGGTCGGGGCGTTGCTGGCCCCGCTCGGACTCGTCGGGTACATCGCCTACGTCGGCTGGCGGATCGGCAGCTGGAACGCCTGGTTCGTCGCGCAGACCAACGGCTGGAACACCAACTTCGACTGGGGTGCCGCGACCTGGCGCTTCATCAAGAGCGCGCTCATCACCGCGCCGGCCGTGCTGGACCTGGTGGTGGTGGCGACCGTCGCCGCGTCGCTGGTGCTGCTCGTCCTGCTGCTCGTGCAGCAGCGCAACCTGCTGCTCGGCGGGTACGCCGGGCTCGTCATCGCCAGCAACATCGGCTCCGACGGCATCATGAACTCCAAGGTCCGGTTGATGATCCCGGCCTTCACCCTGATGATCCCCGTCGCCGTCTGGCTCGCCCGCCAGCGCCCCCTCGTCATCGCACTGATCCTCGGCCCCTACCTGCTCCTCGGAACCTGGTACAGCGCCTACGGTTTGGTCATCTACGGCTACGCGATTTAG